A region of the Phenylobacterium koreense genome:
CCGATCTGGCGCATTTGTGCGGCATGTCGCGGGCCACCTTCATGCGGCGCTTCCAGGATAAGCTGGGACGCTCGGCCGCCGACCTCTTGACCGACATCCGCATGAGCCTAGCCGCCAACGAGTTGAAGAAGCCGGCGGTCAGCACCGAGGCCGTGGCCGAGGCGGTCGGCTATCAATCGGTATCGGCGTTCCGACGTGTGTTCGCCGACAGAATGGAGATGACGCCCGGACAATGGCGCCGTCTGGCCCGCGAGGGCGAGCAGACCCGCACCGCCCATAATTGATCCTTTTGAGCATGTTATTGAGCTGATTGCGTCTCGAAATCAGCAGTTGTGGGGCCTACCAAAAGGCTCTCAGCGACCTGATGAAAGACGCGCCCATGACCAACCCCGTCATCGAAGTTATTCTTAGCCGCAGCGCCGCCAAGTACTACGACCCCGCTGCGGTCCTGAGCGACGACCAGATCCGCGAACTGGTGCAGATCGGCGCCAGCGCGCCGACATCCTTCCACTTGCAGAACTGGCGCTTCATCGCCGTCCGCACGCCGCAGGCCAAGGCCCGGCTACGTCCGATCGCCTGGGATCAGCCCGCGATCACCGACGCCGCCGTCACCTTCATCATGGTTGGCCAGTTGGCCGACGCCAGCACGATCCCGAAGCGCCTGGCCCCGGTGGTGGAGGCGGGCATCATGCCAGCGCACCTCGTGCCGGAGTGGGAGCTCCCCGCCCGCGGTCTTTATGACGATCAGCCGCAGCGCCAGCGGGACGAGGCGGTCCGCTCTGCCACCTTCGGCGCCGCGGCGATCATCTATGCGGCCCGCTCGCTGGGCCTGGGCTCGACGCCGATGATCGGCTTCGACGCCGAGGCGGTGCATCGCGAGTTCGGCCTGGCCGAGGACGAAGTGCCGGTGATGCTGCTGACCGTCGGACCCGAGCGCTCGGGAAACTGGCCGCAGAAGCCGCGCCTGCCCGTCGCCGACGTGCTGCACTTCGCGTAACCCCAAAAATACATCATAAAATCAGTATATTATGGAGATTCTCATGGCGAGAACTGCTGTCCCGACGCCGGAACAAACCCCGGCGGCCTCCAAGCCCACCCTCGACGGGTTCACCAAGAAC
Encoded here:
- a CDS encoding nitroreductase family protein — protein: MTNPVIEVILSRSAAKYYDPAAVLSDDQIRELVQIGASAPTSFHLQNWRFIAVRTPQAKARLRPIAWDQPAITDAAVTFIMVGQLADASTIPKRLAPVVEAGIMPAHLVPEWELPARGLYDDQPQRQRDEAVRSATFGAAAIIYAARSLGLGSTPMIGFDAEAVHREFGLAEDEVPVMLLTVGPERSGNWPQKPRLPVADVLHFA